One Staphylococcus ratti DNA segment encodes these proteins:
- a CDS encoding winged helix-turn-helix transcriptional regulator — protein MEVCPYLEETFKILGRSWNGLILHYLSNCPEHKAHFSQLKRDLKPITNRALSLKVTELVDWGLITKHVISENPPSVCYHLTQKGIDLARALKPLEDWAHHHVTLKKDMETK, from the coding sequence ATGGAAGTTTGTCCATATTTAGAAGAAACATTTAAAATTTTAGGGCGCAGTTGGAATGGATTGATTTTACATTATCTGTCAAATTGCCCAGAACATAAAGCACACTTTTCTCAGTTGAAAAGAGATTTAAAACCGATAACGAATCGTGCGTTATCTTTAAAGGTCACAGAACTTGTTGATTGGGGATTGATTACTAAACATGTCATTTCTGAAAATCCGCCTTCAGTATGTTATCATTTGACGCAAAAAGGCATAGATTTAGCGCGTGCATTAAAGCCTTTAGAAGATTGGGCGCATCATCATGTGACGTTAAAAAAAGACATGGAGACGAAATAA
- a CDS encoding GNAT family N-acetyltransferase — MIKSKRFDDITIHLYEEQYREALSQFQLNERQRIYSSLPKEVLDDALNDPNRVANVALNDDGDVVGFFVLHQHYQHEGYDTPEEVVYIRSLSINERYQGNGYGTKIMMNLPEYVQSVFPDFGHLFLVVDAENEAAWNVYERAGFMHAATKEEGPIGKERLYYLDLSSKYVSSLKLSSSKQSEQGPVDIIDLKVNQEKVGFLAIEQFQERLIIRALLVEDAHREVGIAQNALRQLSTYVRQNYENIDVIEVMLFGARNELKPLFQKSNFVETIVTDDYTMFEKYINY; from the coding sequence ATGATAAAAAGTAAACGCTTCGATGATATTACTATACATTTGTATGAAGAGCAATACCGAGAGGCACTTTCTCAATTTCAACTGAATGAACGTCAACGTATTTATTCTTCATTGCCGAAAGAAGTACTAGACGATGCTTTAAATGATCCGAACCGTGTAGCGAATGTCGCTTTAAATGACGATGGAGATGTCGTTGGTTTTTTTGTGCTACATCAACATTACCAACATGAAGGGTATGATACACCTGAAGAAGTCGTATATATCCGTTCGCTATCTATTAATGAACGTTATCAAGGGAATGGCTATGGGACTAAAATAATGATGAACTTACCTGAATATGTACAAAGTGTTTTTCCAGATTTTGGCCATCTGTTTCTCGTAGTTGATGCAGAAAATGAAGCAGCTTGGAATGTTTATGAACGCGCTGGTTTTATGCATGCTGCTACTAAAGAAGAGGGGCCGATTGGTAAGGAGCGTTTATATTATTTAGATTTAAGTTCGAAATATGTTTCCTCTTTAAAATTGAGTAGCAGTAAGCAATCAGAACAAGGACCAGTTGATATTATCGATCTAAAAGTTAATCAGGAAAAAGTAGGTTTTCTAGCGATTGAACAATTCCAAGAACGCCTAATTATTCGAGCGTTATTAGTTGAGGATGCACATCGTGAGGTAGGAATTGCTCAAAATGCATTGCGTCAACTTTCAACATATGTCCGTCAAAATTATGAGAATATAGATGTAATTGAAGTGATGTTGTTTGGGGCGAGAAATGAACTGAAACCACTATTTCAAAAAAGTAATTTTGTTGAGACCATCGTCACTGATGATTATACGATGTTTGAGAAATATATTAATTATTAG
- a CDS encoding CTP synthase, producing MTKFIFVTGGVVSSLGKGITAASLGRLLKDRGLSVTIQKFDPYLNVDPGTMSPYQHGEVFVTDDGAETDLDLGHYERFIDINLNKYSNVTAGKVYSHVLKKERRGDYLGGTVQVIPHITNEIKSRLLLAGESTNADVVITEIGGTTGDIESLPFIEAIRQIRSDLGRENVMYVHCTLLPYIKAAGEMKTKPTQHSVKELRGLGIQPDLIVVRTEYEMGEELKDKIALFCDIDKKSVIECRDAESLYEIPLQLSRQDMDDIVINRLGLKAQYETQLDEWNHLINVVNNLEGKVTIALVGKYVSLKDAYLSVAEALKHAGYQFMKDIEIRWIDSSEVTDENAESFFNDVDGILVPGGFGFRASEGKISAIKYARENKVPFFGICLGMQLATVEYARHVVGLKGAHSAELDPDTPYPVIDLLPEQKDIEDLGGTLRLGLYPCTIQPNTLAERIYDKKEIQERHRHRYEFNNEYREKLEAAGMIFSGTSPDGRLVEMVEIEDHPFFLACQFHPEFLSRPNRPQPIFKSFIEAAVKQQKQL from the coding sequence ATGACCAAATTTATTTTCGTGACTGGTGGTGTTGTGTCATCACTAGGCAAAGGGATTACGGCAGCGTCACTTGGCCGTCTTTTAAAAGACCGTGGTTTATCTGTAACAATTCAAAAATTCGATCCATATTTAAATGTTGACCCAGGAACAATGAGTCCTTATCAACACGGTGAAGTTTTCGTCACTGATGATGGGGCGGAAACAGATTTAGACTTGGGACATTATGAGCGTTTTATTGATATTAACTTAAACAAATATTCTAATGTCACTGCCGGTAAAGTTTATTCGCATGTTCTGAAAAAAGAACGTCGTGGGGATTACCTCGGGGGCACAGTTCAAGTCATTCCGCATATTACGAATGAAATTAAGTCAAGACTTTTACTTGCTGGTGAAAGCACAAATGCTGATGTAGTTATTACTGAAATTGGTGGGACAACAGGTGATATTGAGTCTTTACCATTTATCGAAGCAATTCGCCAGATTCGAAGTGATTTAGGTCGAGAAAATGTAATGTATGTGCACTGTACGTTATTACCTTACATAAAAGCGGCGGGTGAAATGAAAACAAAGCCAACACAACATAGTGTTAAAGAATTACGCGGGCTTGGTATTCAACCAGATTTAATTGTGGTTCGTACAGAATATGAAATGGGCGAAGAATTAAAAGATAAAATAGCCTTGTTCTGTGACATTGATAAGAAGAGTGTTATTGAATGTCGTGATGCAGAGTCACTTTATGAAATCCCCTTACAATTAAGTCGTCAAGATATGGATGATATCGTGATTAATCGTCTAGGTCTAAAAGCGCAATACGAAACACAACTTGATGAATGGAATCATTTGATTAATGTTGTGAATAATTTAGAGGGCAAAGTAACAATTGCTTTAGTAGGTAAATATGTCTCATTAAAAGATGCTTATTTATCTGTTGCTGAAGCGTTAAAACATGCTGGTTATCAATTCATGAAAGATATTGAAATTCGTTGGATTGATTCAAGTGAAGTTACAGATGAAAATGCAGAAAGCTTTTTCAATGATGTAGATGGTATTTTAGTTCCTGGTGGATTTGGTTTCCGTGCAAGTGAAGGTAAAATCTCGGCGATTAAATATGCACGTGAAAATAAAGTACCTTTCTTTGGTATTTGTTTAGGTATGCAACTCGCAACAGTAGAATATGCACGTCATGTTGTTGGATTAAAAGGTGCGCATTCTGCAGAATTGGATCCAGACACGCCATATCCTGTTATTGATTTACTTCCAGAACAAAAAGATATCGAGGATTTGGGAGGAACATTACGATTAGGCCTATATCCATGTACGATTCAGCCTAATACGTTAGCGGAGCGTATCTACGATAAAAAAGAGATTCAAGAGCGTCACCGTCATCGTTATGAATTTAATAATGAATACCGTGAAAAATTAGAAGCGGCTGGTATGATATTCTCAGGAACAAGTCCTGATGGACGATTAGTAGAAATGGTCGAAATTGAAGATCATCCATTCTTCTTAGCGTGTCAATTCCACCCAGAATTTTTATCACGTCCAAATCGTCCACAACCGATTTTTAAATCATTTATTGAAGCAGCAGTAAAACAACAAAAGCAATTATAA
- the rpoE gene encoding DNA-directed RNA polymerase subunit delta, with product MKLQDYTQEMVDEKAFIDMAYTLLTEKNETMNLYDIIDEFKQIGHYEDNQIENRVVQFYTDLNTDGRFLSVGDNVWGLRDWYSVDDIEEKIAPTIQKFEILDEDDEEDKNLKLLGEDDNDGDDNIPNATDDQEGLNDPEDEHVEDEIEESDLVVEEDDEDLDEEYEDDEDILEEEE from the coding sequence ATGAAATTACAAGATTACACACAAGAAATGGTTGACGAAAAAGCGTTTATTGATATGGCTTATACGCTATTAACAGAAAAAAATGAAACGATGAATCTTTATGATATTATCGATGAATTTAAACAAATTGGGCATTATGAAGATAATCAAATTGAAAATCGCGTTGTTCAATTTTACACAGATTTAAATACAGATGGTAGATTTTTAAGTGTTGGAGATAATGTTTGGGGATTACGCGATTGGTACTCTGTAGATGATATCGAAGAAAAAATCGCACCGACTATCCAAAAGTTTGAAATTCTTGATGAAGATGATGAAGAAGATAAAAACTTAAAATTACTTGGTGAAGACGACAATGATGGTGACGACAACATTCCAAACGCCACTGATGATCAAGAAGGATTAAATGATCCAGAAGATGAACATGTTGAAGACGAAATCGAAGAGTCTGATTTAGTTGTTGAAGAAGACGACGAGGATTTAGATGAAGAATATGAAGACGATGAAGATATTTTAGAAGAGGAAGAATAA
- the fdaB gene encoding class IIb fructose-bisphosphate aldolase FdaB → MPLVSMKEMLIDAKENGYAVGQYNLNNLEFTQAILQASQEENAPVILGVSEGAARYMGGFYTIVKMVEGLMHDYEITIPVAIHLDHGSSFEKCKEAIDAGFTSVMIDASHEPYEDNVKVTSKVVEYAHARGVSVEAELGTVGGQEDDVVAEGVIYADPIECQNLVKDTGIDTLAPALGSVHGPYKGLPNLGFKEMEEIGASTGLPLVLHGGTGIPTEDIKKAISFGTAKINVNTENQIASAKRVREILDADKEVYDPRKYLGPAREVIKETVVGKIREFGTSNKADNIKG, encoded by the coding sequence ATGCCTTTAGTTTCAATGAAAGAAATGTTAATCGATGCAAAAGAGAATGGTTATGCGGTAGGACAATATAATCTTAATAACTTAGAGTTCACTCAAGCAATTTTACAAGCATCTCAAGAAGAAAATGCACCGGTAATTTTAGGTGTTTCTGAAGGAGCTGCACGTTACATGGGTGGTTTCTACACAATTGTTAAAATGGTAGAAGGTTTAATGCATGACTATGAAATCACAATTCCTGTAGCGATTCACTTAGACCACGGTTCCAGCTTCGAAAAATGTAAAGAAGCAATTGATGCTGGCTTTACATCAGTAATGATCGACGCTTCACATGAGCCATACGAAGACAACGTAAAAGTAACTTCAAAAGTGGTTGAATATGCACACGCACGTGGTGTATCTGTTGAAGCTGAATTAGGTACAGTGGGTGGACAAGAAGATGACGTTGTTGCTGAAGGTGTTATCTATGCAGACCCAATCGAATGCCAAAACTTAGTGAAAGATACAGGTATCGATACGTTAGCGCCTGCTTTAGGTTCAGTTCACGGACCATACAAAGGCTTACCTAATTTAGGTTTTAAAGAAATGGAAGAAATCGGTGCTTCTACAGGTTTACCATTAGTATTACATGGTGGTACAGGTATCCCAACTGAGGACATTAAAAAAGCAATTTCATTCGGTACTGCAAAAATCAATGTAAATACTGAAAACCAAATTGCTTCTGCTAAACGTGTAAGAGAAATATTAGATGCAGATAAAGAAGTATACGATCCACGTAAATATTTAGGACCTGCACGTGAAGTAATTAAAGAAACAGTTGTTGGTAAAATTAGAGAGTTTGGAACTTCTAACAAAGCGGACAACATTAAAGGCTAA
- a CDS encoding DUF2529 family protein, protein MSKMLATQLTGLFHRLDQQELEIQMAAQCLIQAIGGEGHVYVKGYDDLKWFESYILNSEEHLTSSRALDTLSSIEALDSTDRVLLFGPHMTSTLNEDLQRLIEADQEVVLITNPSKAYDIPDHLIHFINLSTPRAIVMTEDYDKVVTPHNIAMNYIYYDIYTQMVEMTRDLNL, encoded by the coding sequence ATGTCTAAAATGTTAGCAACACAATTAACAGGTCTATTTCATCGTTTAGATCAACAGGAACTAGAGATTCAAATGGCTGCTCAGTGTTTAATCCAAGCTATCGGCGGCGAAGGCCATGTATACGTAAAAGGTTATGACGATTTGAAATGGTTTGAATCCTATATTTTAAATAGTGAAGAACATCTTACCTCGAGTCGCGCATTAGATACCTTGAGTTCAATTGAAGCGTTAGATAGTACAGACCGTGTCTTACTATTTGGTCCCCATATGACATCTACTTTAAATGAAGATTTACAGCGTTTGATTGAAGCAGATCAAGAAGTTGTATTGATTACTAATCCTTCCAAAGCGTATGATATTCCAGACCATTTGATACATTTTATTAATCTTTCTACACCTAGAGCTATCGTGATGACTGAAGATTACGACAAAGTCGTCACGCCACATAATATCGCAATGAATTACATTTATTATGATATTTATACGCAAATGGTTGAGATGACCCGTGACTTAAATTTATAA
- a CDS encoding UDP-N-acetylglucosamine 1-carboxyvinyltransferase, which yields MAQEVIKIKGGQTLKGKVEISGAKNSAVAIIPATLMAEEPVSLDGLPKISDVETLVSLLEDLNIKTKLDETTLHVDPTEIQNAALPNNKVESLRASYYMMGAMLSRFKKCVIGLPGGCPLGPRPIDQHIKGFKALGAKIDESSSTSMKIEAERLIGANIYLDIVSVGATINIMLAATRAEGQTIIENAAKEPEVVDVANFLNSMGAKVSGAGTSSIKIVGVPHLHGSRHTIIPDRIEAGTYMCIAAASGERIVIDNIIPKHVEPLTVKLKELGVHIDVGDDYMVVQSNHPYQSVDVKTLVYPGFATDLQQPMTPLLFLAEGPSFVKETIYPERFKHIPELQKMNGAIDADLGTATVKPSRLTGAEVYASDLRAGACLIIAGLIAEGETTIYNVKHIYRGYTDIVSTLKSLGANIWTESVNA from the coding sequence ATGGCGCAAGAAGTAATTAAAATTAAAGGCGGTCAAACACTGAAGGGAAAGGTAGAAATTAGTGGTGCTAAAAATAGTGCAGTTGCCATCATTCCGGCAACTTTAATGGCTGAAGAACCTGTATCTTTAGATGGTCTACCTAAAATCTCTGATGTGGAAACGTTAGTGAGCTTACTTGAAGATCTTAACATCAAAACTAAGTTAGATGAAACAACGTTACATGTAGATCCTACTGAGATTCAAAATGCTGCTTTACCTAATAATAAAGTAGAATCTTTAAGAGCTTCTTATTATATGATGGGCGCAATGCTCAGCCGTTTTAAAAAGTGTGTTATTGGACTTCCCGGGGGATGTCCATTAGGACCGAGACCAATTGATCAACATATTAAAGGATTTAAAGCTTTAGGAGCTAAAATCGATGAATCTAGCTCAACTTCTATGAAAATTGAAGCAGAGCGTTTAATTGGGGCAAACATTTATTTAGATATTGTAAGTGTAGGCGCAACGATTAATATTATGTTAGCTGCAACGCGTGCAGAAGGCCAAACGATTATTGAAAATGCAGCAAAAGAGCCAGAGGTTGTAGATGTCGCAAACTTTTTAAATAGTATGGGCGCTAAAGTAAGTGGTGCTGGTACAAGTTCCATTAAAATTGTAGGTGTGCCTCATTTACATGGAAGTCGCCATACCATTATTCCTGACCGTATTGAGGCAGGAACGTATATGTGTATTGCAGCAGCAAGCGGAGAACGTATAGTGATTGACAATATTATACCTAAACATGTAGAGCCGCTTACTGTGAAGTTAAAAGAACTAGGCGTTCATATTGATGTGGGCGACGATTACATGGTCGTTCAAAGTAATCACCCTTACCAAAGCGTAGACGTTAAAACATTAGTATATCCTGGTTTTGCGACGGACTTACAACAACCGATGACGCCATTACTATTTTTAGCTGAAGGGCCTAGTTTCGTAAAAGAAACCATTTACCCAGAGCGTTTTAAACATATCCCGGAATTACAAAAAATGAATGGTGCCATTGATGCAGATCTTGGTACAGCTACAGTTAAACCTTCTCGTCTTACAGGGGCCGAAGTGTACGCAAGTGATTTACGTGCAGGGGCATGTTTGATTATTGCAGGTTTAATTGCGGAAGGTGAAACAACAATATATAATGTCAAACATATTTATAGAGGCTACACAGATATTGTAAGTACATTGAAAAGTTTAGGTGCAAACATTTGGACAGAATCCGTTAATGCTTAA
- a CDS encoding DUF2750 domain-containing protein, whose protein sequence is MSYKNERFYKDILTNEQFFIAVKDKKIVKHSHNGKQLFCFWTREAFAKEYLENLNVEFDKIKVMDIDRFTTYELDDMFDDEDEAVVNVTMDAEGHEIRILSAFNDIMTDMDRLRIREFVEDVSNSDTVYGLTQKGTKQFMVVSDENDNFEQSHFMPVWSLSQRANRVANEDFESFELIDVEGEVFAEWLDELRDDNRYVAIDLKPGVVGTIVSAQKLANELTF, encoded by the coding sequence ATGTCATATAAAAATGAACGTTTTTACAAAGATATTTTGACAAATGAGCAATTTTTTATCGCTGTTAAAGATAAAAAAATTGTGAAGCATTCGCATAATGGAAAGCAATTATTTTGTTTCTGGACAAGAGAAGCATTTGCTAAAGAATATCTTGAAAATCTAAATGTTGAATTTGATAAGATTAAAGTGATGGATATCGACCGTTTTACGACTTATGAACTTGACGATATGTTTGATGATGAAGATGAAGCGGTTGTCAATGTCACAATGGATGCTGAAGGGCATGAAATTCGTATTTTGTCTGCTTTTAACGACATCATGACAGATATGGATCGTTTGCGTATTCGTGAATTTGTTGAAGATGTTTCAAATTCAGATACTGTTTATGGTTTGACGCAAAAGGGAACGAAGCAGTTTATGGTTGTTAGTGATGAAAATGACAATTTTGAGCAGTCACATTTTATGCCTGTATGGAGTTTAAGTCAACGAGCGAATCGTGTAGCGAACGAAGACTTCGAATCATTTGAATTAATTGATGTGGAAGGGGAAGTATTTGCAGAGTGGTTAGATGAACTCCGCGATGATAATCGCTACGTCGCAATTGATTTAAAGCCAGGCGTCGTAGGCACAATTGTAAGTGCGCAAAAACTTGCAAATGAATTGACTTTTTAA
- the coaW gene encoding type II pantothenate kinase, translating to MRIGIDAGGTLIKIVTEDNGQREYQTYLTTEIQNVAQWLNEQNCSDICVTGGNAKDLNAYLRCEPKHFIEFDAADKGVEILLKEQGIALERYIFTNVGTGTSLHLADQNGQQRVGGIGTGGGMIRGLGYLLTEIKDYTHLTDLAQLGNRDIIDLKVKHIYKNDTPPIPGELTASNFGHVLLNLDKTFTDADKLASVIGVVGESVTTVSIHVAREHGVKDVVYIGSSFHNNPLLQKVVTDYTILRGFTPHYLNNGAFSGALGTLYL from the coding sequence ATGCGAATCGGAATTGACGCTGGAGGTACTTTAATTAAAATCGTAACCGAAGATAACGGTCAACGTGAGTACCAAACATATCTTACAACAGAAATTCAAAACGTAGCACAATGGTTAAATGAACAAAACTGTTCAGACATTTGTGTTACAGGTGGAAATGCTAAAGATCTCAATGCTTATTTAAGATGTGAGCCTAAACATTTCATTGAATTTGATGCTGCTGATAAAGGTGTAGAAATTTTGTTGAAAGAACAAGGTATCGCGCTTGAACGCTATATCTTCACGAACGTCGGAACAGGAACTTCTCTTCACTTAGCCGATCAAAATGGTCAGCAACGTGTTGGAGGTATTGGTACAGGTGGTGGCATGATTCGTGGTTTAGGCTATTTGTTAACTGAAATCAAGGATTATACTCATTTAACAGATTTAGCCCAACTAGGTAACCGGGATATTATTGACTTAAAAGTGAAACATATTTACAAAAATGATACGCCTCCAATACCTGGAGAATTAACTGCGTCTAACTTTGGTCACGTACTGCTAAACTTAGATAAAACGTTTACTGACGCAGATAAATTAGCTTCAGTTATTGGCGTTGTAGGAGAAAGTGTAACGACGGTTTCTATTCACGTCGCTCGAGAACACGGTGTGAAAGACGTCGTATATATTGGCTCTTCATTCCATAACAATCCATTGCTTCAAAAAGTCGTAACAGATTATACTATTTTACGTGGTTTCACGCCTCATTATCTAAATAATGGCGCATTCTCCGGCGCTTTAGGAACATTGTATCTATAA
- a CDS encoding VOC family protein, protein MKLSPYIVVNHVQEAIDFYRETFGGEVIPLNEHQGKLLHAELKIQEDVVLHFSDSYGKPARNEGTQILLTFDNPETQQRIYDALSDQGNPHMPLNQTFFNALHGQVTDRYGVNWLLNCFIKEG, encoded by the coding sequence ATGAAGTTAAGTCCGTACATTGTAGTCAATCATGTGCAGGAGGCGATTGATTTTTATCGCGAAACGTTTGGAGGGGAAGTGATTCCTTTAAATGAACATCAAGGAAAGTTACTACATGCTGAATTGAAAATTCAAGAAGATGTTGTACTACACTTTTCAGATTCATATGGAAAACCCGCTCGAAATGAGGGAACACAAATTTTATTAACTTTTGATAATCCTGAGACACAACAGCGTATTTATGATGCGCTTAGTGATCAAGGAAACCCTCATATGCCACTGAACCAAACATTTTTTAATGCGCTCCATGGTCAAGTGACAGATCGCTATGGTGTCAATTGGTTATTGAACTGTTTTATTAAAGAGGGATAA
- a CDS encoding BCCT family transporter yields MKKSKQSLTKKKKNRNFVYIVSFSIILLFTLLAALFPKSFGFYAQNTYNAIALNFGWLFLIIVFVLDLFLIFLALSRYGRFKLGRDNEEPEFSFISWIGMLFSAGLGVGIVFWGVAEPLTHYLHSPFPSEAKGQTVSSARLAMGYTFFHWGISQWSIFAMSGLIVAYFQFRKQRDGLISTAMEPVFGETYKRPYRNIIDILAIIATVMGIATSIGLGIMQIAGGLNHVFKVPNTHITLIVITVVMTLIFLGSALSGLNRGVKWLSNLNILIGTVLLIFIFIVGDLRFIVETFTVSIGDYISHFVQYSLRMDPYTGDNSWIQKWTVFYWAWVISWSPFIGGFVARVSRGRTIREFIIGVLIIPPMISFTWIAGFGGTAIHYALHKKDGIEKVVDQDYTIALFELLSKFPLYEVTSALAIILIFTFIVTSADSTTHIVSGMATGGVENPRRKHKMVWGILIGAISVALTVAGGLTSLQTASVVTGLPFSIILLLMIFALMNALRREHTKHFQMTHIDDEKDFSRTIEERERDNEM; encoded by the coding sequence ATGAAAAAATCAAAACAATCATTAACTAAGAAGAAGAAAAATCGGAATTTTGTCTATATTGTTTCTTTTTCTATTATTTTGTTATTCACCCTACTTGCTGCTCTTTTTCCAAAAAGCTTTGGATTTTATGCACAAAATACATATAATGCTATAGCGTTAAATTTTGGATGGCTATTTTTAATTATCGTCTTCGTACTCGATTTATTCCTTATCTTCCTTGCCCTTTCTCGTTATGGTCGTTTTAAATTAGGACGTGATAACGAAGAACCTGAATTTTCCTTCATCTCTTGGATAGGCATGCTCTTCTCAGCTGGGTTAGGTGTCGGCATTGTATTTTGGGGTGTGGCTGAGCCGTTAACACATTACCTTCATTCACCTTTTCCTTCAGAAGCAAAGGGGCAAACTGTCTCTTCTGCACGGTTAGCTATGGGATATACTTTTTTCCATTGGGGCATCTCACAATGGTCTATTTTTGCAATGAGCGGTCTCATTGTCGCGTATTTCCAATTTCGAAAACAACGAGACGGTCTCATTTCAACTGCGATGGAACCCGTATTCGGCGAAACTTATAAGCGACCATACAGAAATATTATTGATATTTTAGCAATCATCGCAACAGTTATGGGAATCGCCACTTCTATCGGCCTTGGCATTATGCAGATTGCAGGTGGATTAAATCATGTCTTTAAAGTGCCGAATACGCACATTACATTAATTGTTATTACTGTAGTTATGACACTTATCTTTTTAGGTTCAGCCCTTTCTGGTTTAAACCGTGGTGTAAAATGGCTAAGCAATTTGAACATTTTAATAGGCACTGTGTTGCTTATTTTCATTTTTATCGTTGGTGATTTACGTTTTATCGTAGAGACATTCACGGTTTCAATTGGAGATTATATTTCTCACTTTGTGCAATACAGTTTACGCATGGATCCTTATACTGGAGATAATTCTTGGATTCAGAAATGGACTGTGTTCTATTGGGCGTGGGTCATTTCATGGTCTCCTTTTATAGGTGGTTTTGTGGCACGTGTTTCACGCGGCCGCACAATCCGAGAATTTATTATCGGTGTACTTATTATTCCTCCGATGATTTCTTTCACTTGGATTGCAGGCTTTGGTGGAACAGCAATTCATTATGCATTACACAAAAAAGATGGCATTGAAAAAGTAGTAGATCAAGATTACACTATCGCACTGTTTGAACTGCTGAGTAAATTCCCGTTATATGAGGTGACGAGTGCACTTGCTATCATTTTAATTTTTACTTTTATCGTTACAAGTGCCGACTCTACCACTCATATTGTTTCAGGAATGGCAACCGGCGGCGTTGAAAATCCAAGACGTAAACATAAAATGGTTTGGGGTATACTCATTGGGGCAATCTCGGTTGCCCTGACTGTAGCAGGTGGCTTAACAAGCTTGCAAACTGCTTCCGTCGTAACAGGTCTCCCGTTTTCAATTATTCTATTATTAATGATTTTTGCATTGATGAATGCATTGAGACGCGAACATACCAAACATTTCCAAATGACGCACATTGACGATGAAAAAGATTTTTCACGTACTATCGAAGAACGTGAAAGAGATAACGAAATGTAA